The Oncorhynchus masou masou isolate Uvic2021 chromosome 6, UVic_Omas_1.1, whole genome shotgun sequence genome has a window encoding:
- the LOC135541054 gene encoding transcription factor SOX-4-like, translating to MTPAVILSRASSSIMVQQRGPKYPAVMDSDMSQEVFLGLGADDREEIFGRLPPNKDPNWCKTPTGHIKRPMNAFMVWSQIERRKIMEQWPDMHNAEISKRLGKRWKLLPDYEKIPFIKEAERLRLKHMADYPDYKYRPRKKSKSSIPVRVGDKVPLKTSKSHQGGRASASATSTASSRGLKIRTPSSKHRASFDSNKFKGYDEGISDDDTVDVELASPMTSQPGGQRPAVGVFHHQQAAMTPGEQQTQLKAQLRVKVSTTISKLPVGLSTGSPVPHSLPESPPRVSSSSEPLATLSSTGRSSTGRSSTPTSTSSSSFVSSASSDEELDEEILHINSNANFDTMPMDCSTLDKDFDATFHTNSGSHFDFPDYCTPEVNEMISGDLLVPSISDLVFTY from the coding sequence ATGACTCCAGCCGTCATTTTGAGTAGAGCGTCTTCCTCCATCATGGTACAGCAAAGGGGACCCAAATACCCAGCAGTTATGGACAGTGATATGAGCCAAGAGGTTTTCTTGGGACTGGGTGCAGATGACAGGGAGGAGATTTTTGGACGGTTGCCCCCCAACAAAGACCCCAACTGGTGCAAGACTCCCACGGGTCACATCAAGAGGCCCATGAATGCATTCATGGTCTGGTCGCAGATCGAGAGACGGAAGATCATGGAACAGTGGCCAGACATGCACAATGCAGAGATCTCCAAACGCCTAGGCAAGCGCTGGAAACTCCTCCCCGACTATGAGAAGATCCCCTTCATCAAGGAAGCGGAGAGGCTCCGGCTAAAGCACATGGCCGACTACCCCGACTACAAGTACAGGCCCCGGAAGAAGAGCAAGAGTTCCATTCCCGTGCGGGTTGGGGACAAGGTCCCCTTGAAGACAAGCAAGTCCCACCAGGGTGGTCGCGCATCTGCTTCCGCAACCTCCACCGCTTCCAGCAGAGGGCTCAAGATACGAACGccttcctccaaacacagagCCAGCTTCGACAGCAATAAGTTCAAAGGTTACGATGAGGGCATCAGCGATGATGACACAGTGGATGTAGAGTTGGCCAGTCCGATGACGAGCCAGCCAGGAGGGCAGAGGCCAGCCGTGGGTGTCTTCCACCACCAGCAGGCTGCCATGACCCCCGGCGAGCAGCAGACTCAACTTAAAGCCCAGCTCAGAGTCAAAGTGTCGACCACCATCTCCAAGCTGCCTGTGGGCCTCTCCACTGGGTCTCCAGTACCCCACAGCCTCCCAGAGTCACCCCCCAGGGTGTCCTCTTCCTCTGAGCCTCTGGCTACCCTCTCCTCCACCGGCCGCTCCTCCACCGGCCgttcctccacccccacctccaccagctCCTCCTCCTTCGTGTCGTCGGCCTCCTCCGACGAGGAGCTGGACGAGGAGATTTTGCATATTAACTCCAACGCCAACTTCGACACCATGCCTATGGACTGCTCCACTCTGGACAAAGACTTTGACGCTACATTTCACACCAACTCAGGATCCCACTTTGATTTCCCTGATTACTGCACCCCGGAAGTGAATGAGATGATATCCGGGGACTTGCTGGTGCCCAGTATCTCTGACCTGGTGTTCACCTACTGA